AGCGTCCCGCCCGGCTCCCGTGGGATCCGCCCGGGAGGTGCCCCCGGCACTCACGCTCGCTAGGGTGTCGGAGCCATCGGGCCCGGCAGGATCCGAACGGAAGACCTCAGGCCGGAGGGTCCGGGGAGGCCCCGCGCGCCGGACGCCGCAGGCCCCGCCTCCGGGCGGACGGCGCTGTTCGTCACCCCACGGCCTGGTAGTCGTAGTACTCGTCGTACGGAGATGCCGTGACCGCGTTCGCCCCGGACTCGCTCGTCCTGAACCGCAAACTGCCGCTGTGGTACCAGGTCTCGCAGTCGCTGCGTGCCTCGATACTGGGGCGCGGGCCGCACGACCCACTGCGTCTTCCCACCGAGGAGCAGCTCGCCGAGCACTACGGGGTGAGCGTGCTGACCATGCGGCAGGCGCTGAAGGAGCTGGAAGCCGAGGGGCTGATCAGCAGGCACCGAAGGCGCGGCACATTCATCGAACCGGGAGCACGGCGCGGCGCACCACGGCGGCTGCTGGGCTCGATCGACGCGATCGTGGCCCAGCAGTCGGGCGAGCTGACCACGGTCATCGGGCACGGCACCGCCGCCGTGCCCGGTGACCTCGCCGAGTTCTTCACGGACGTGGACGAGGTCGTGACGTACCGCAGACTCCGCCGGGACGGGGACAGCGGCGAGCCCACGAACTGGGCGGAGAACGCGGTGCGGCCGGACATCGCGGCGGTACTCGACGTCGGGGACCTCGAACGATGGCCGATGACGAAGGTGCTGAGAGACGTCATCGGGGTAAGGATCAGCCGGATCACGGACACGGTGGAGGCGAGGCTCGCCGACCCGGAGACCGCCGAGCTGCTCCAGGTACCGCTGCTGTCGCCGATCCTGCACTACACCGGGGTGACCTACGACGACGAGGGGCGGGTGGTGGATGTGGCGCGCATCCGGTATCGGGGGGACCGGTTCTCGTTCTCGGTGACCGTCGAGGCGGAGTGACCACCGCGATGCTGCTGGACGATCTGATGCCCTGGTCCACCGGACCGCTCAGGCTGGGCCGGGACTGGGTGATCGCCCCGGACACCGGAACGTTGCGGGCCCGCTGGGACATGCTGGTCAGCGCCGACGAGGGGCGACGGCGAACCCTCTTCGGGGAGACACGGGCGCGGACGCTGCACAGCGCCGTCGCCGCCCTGCCAGGGCAGTCCGCCGGGACCGCGTGGTTCGCCGGGGAAGGCGGAGCCTGCCCCGATCCGGTCCGGATCGTGCACGGGCCCTTCGACCGGCAGTGGATCATTCCCGACCACCGTCTCATCGACATCGCCCGCCCGGAGCTGTGGCGGGTCGCCGACGAGCGGCAGCTCTTCGTCCAGGAGCCGGGGCGGGTCCCCGGAGTCACCGATCCGGCGCTGCTGGTGTCCGCGGACCTGCCCGACGGCCGCTCCCCTGCCGGGCGGCCCGGCAGGATACGCCCGCTGTACCGTCGGCTCGGCGGGACCGAGCCCAATCTCGCCATGGGGGTGCTGCCTGCCCTGTCCGCGCGCTATGCCCGGACGGTGGGCGCCGAGGAGGTCCTCGCCTGGGCGGTGGCGACGGCACAGCCATCCGCCTCGCCGGCCCGTGGTTACGAGGTGCCGTTCTCACCGGATCCCGAGCTGTGGGCGGATGGCGTCCGGGTGGGGCGGCAGCTGGTCCGGATCCAGCTCAGGGGCGCCCGCGGCACCGAACGGCCCCGGCTCCCCGGAGGCCGTCGGCCCTATGTACGGGCATCACTCCCGGCGCGCCCCGAGGCCATCGCGTACGACGCGGACGAGGAGGCCCTGCTGATCGGCACGGGGCGGATCTCCCCCGTGCCCGCCGAGGCGTGGGACTACGCGGTGTCCGGAGTCAGGGTGCTGGAGCACTGGTTCGAACGGCGTACCGCCGAGGCCGAACCCGGCACCCTCGCGGCGATCGGCCCCGGCGCCTGGCCTCAGGAATGGACGTCGGAGCTGCTCGAACTCATCACCGTACTGGCGCTGCTCGGCGGATTGGAGAGCGAGCGGCGCACCCTGTCCCGGGCTGTCGCCGCGACCGGCTCGGTCGATCTGGAACTCGCGCCCGCGTCGGAGGCCGCACGGAGGCCCGCGTCGGTGCTCGACCACCACGAGGAGGGCCCCGCCGGGCAGGTCGCGCTGATCTGAGCGGGCCTCGGCGGAGCCGGGATGACAAACGCGCCCGGTGCGATGTAGGACGGCTGCCATGAGCCAGCCGCTGCCTCTCGAAGGAATCACCGTCGTCGCCG
This DNA window, taken from Streptomyces sp. SCSIO 30461, encodes the following:
- a CDS encoding GntR family transcriptional regulator; this translates as MTAFAPDSLVLNRKLPLWYQVSQSLRASILGRGPHDPLRLPTEEQLAEHYGVSVLTMRQALKELEAEGLISRHRRRGTFIEPGARRGAPRRLLGSIDAIVAQQSGELTTVIGHGTAAVPGDLAEFFTDVDEVVTYRRLRRDGDSGEPTNWAENAVRPDIAAVLDVGDLERWPMTKVLRDVIGVRISRITDTVEARLADPETAELLQVPLLSPILHYTGVTYDDEGRVVDVARIRYRGDRFSFSVTVEAE
- a CDS encoding type ISP restriction/modification enzyme, which codes for MLLDDLMPWSTGPLRLGRDWVIAPDTGTLRARWDMLVSADEGRRRTLFGETRARTLHSAVAALPGQSAGTAWFAGEGGACPDPVRIVHGPFDRQWIIPDHRLIDIARPELWRVADERQLFVQEPGRVPGVTDPALLVSADLPDGRSPAGRPGRIRPLYRRLGGTEPNLAMGVLPALSARYARTVGAEEVLAWAVATAQPSASPARGYEVPFSPDPELWADGVRVGRQLVRIQLRGARGTERPRLPGGRRPYVRASLPARPEAIAYDADEEALLIGTGRISPVPAEAWDYAVSGVRVLEHWFERRTAEAEPGTLAAIGPGAWPQEWTSELLELITVLALLGGLESERRTLSRAVAATGSVDLELAPASEAARRPASVLDHHEEGPAGQVALI